A genomic segment from Papilio machaon chromosome 10, ilPapMach1.1, whole genome shotgun sequence encodes:
- the LOC106708037 gene encoding uncharacterized protein LOC106708037, whose translation MENAKIQSKVKLLFEKILQPHYVMNNYYADNLFIKINNTDPEVTYFKSLPFLSQLLVDSLDGFETYDNTVKVFLIRLLAVVCDNEVNFAKIFCRKGDMLAQAFNQIDGPSMNSSLRVAYMDVALSLLNHSSGVIWLYDSDAWKHILVLCNDKRTVFVVRKTYKFASKLMWELNHLGDMNKIITVLEYIMKPVLDTDYLAINLMTSEMEEEISKTLEPMLQMLLSIITNADELRKGNSMLIEYIIKKSNLITHCYVVLDKIRREDMTLLMTKILFAVGVARLLHSQPKLVNDVYEKENFIELGATYLNIIQFLIHRRSPTMVFDFCNACSEMWTRAWEGKAPAMIEADGKKFELHNQIVAMILVPSLVYANHGRSMSSSFTDERVDEFLVKLLNSMCYHNARAAYALRDLTVQLDILSITLQSVKRLSCWKNRFTNEQANLVFQALFFVLKQYDPVDDNGEMKNEITYEDSRDKVLVMTYVLDSLLSLVKTYNINWHESFEVLCLYNVVYHILKRPNLTCKFVVTALNVIAITIKKFLPPNLSLLMDSKPGSAMHELGKLIYMKLHDFHWEVRDSALELLLVCTEISFIKFPPIQNQILSNNLMTVTVTIALNDHEFYVRASALKCIGAATKVAPIWDDLKTNFPNIQHMILTIMVDNPEGIVRKEACNVFCEIYHNLRVTPAFKQVLYECMLYTALNDFHWEVQLSALRFWKIVIQHQLNAQGMLDGTFPPVTFAKDSRKIVTLNEKEIQKRLLKTLEELASIGCLTVLVKLLQDESEVDIMEAALSISIELYSVLEKYKVPETLQADDCEMVNVDETDRPIKLIDYSAVNSIANNASNVDNVIEGIVKADDINLLAMMYERQMKLQNEEMPVNDQPPKPKLLKFASPHLFVTFLKSKDFKAVIEQKKKWREGIKSLSSLLDDVLGIYEINDDVNTLDCY comes from the exons ATGGAAAATGCTAAAATACAGAGTaaagttaaacttttatttgaaaagattCTTCAACCTCACTATgttatgaataattattatgctgacaatttatttatcaaaataaacaatacggATCCAG AGGTCACATACTTCAAATCTCTACCTTTCTTGTCACAGTTGCTTGTAGACAGTTTAGATGGCTTTGAGACATATGACAATACAGTAAAGGTCTTTCTTATACGTCTACTGGCGGTCGTGTGCGACAATGAGGTCAACTTCGCAAAGATATTTTGTAGGAAAGGCGACATGCTGGCACAAGCGTTCAATCAGATCGACGGCCCCTCTATGAACTCTAGTTTAAGGGTGGCTTACATGGATGTAGCGTTGTCTCTCCTCAACCATAGCTCTGGAGTAATTTGGCTGTATGACAGCGATGCCTGGAAGCATATCTTAGTTCTGTGCAATGATAAAAGAACAGTTTTCGTCGTTCGGAAGACTTACAAATTCGCGTCCAAATTAATGTGGGAGCTAAACCATTTGGGTGACATGAACAAAATCATAACCGTACTCGAGTACATAATGAAACCGGTACTGGATACAGATTATTtggcaattaatttaatgactaGTGAGATGGAGGAAGAAATCAGCAAGACGCTGGAGCCGATGCTGCAGATGCTCTTATCTATCATTACCAACGCTGATGAATTGAGAAAGGGGAATAGCATGTTGattgaatatataataaaaaaatcgaatttaATAACACACTGTTACGTTGTTTTGGACAAGATACGAAGAGAAGACATGACACTATTAATGACCAAAATACTGTTCGCAGTGGGTGTGGCGAGACTTCTGCACTCGCAACCGAAGCTGGTTAATGATGTATACGAAAAGGAAAACTTTATAGAGCTAGGAGCTACGTACTTGAACATTATTCAGTTTCTTATACACAGGCGGTCTCCGACGATGGTGTTCGATTTCTGCAACGCGTGTAGTGAGATGTGGACGAGGGCGTGGGAGGGCAAGGCGCCCGCGATGATCGAAGCGGACGGCAAGAAGTTCGAACTGCACAATCAAATAGTAGCCATGATCCTTGTACCGTCGCTTGTGTACGCGAACCATGGTAGGTCGATGTCCTCGAGTTTTACCGATGAGAGAGTGGACGAGTTCTTGGTGAAGCTTCTCAACTCCATGTGCTATCATAACGCCAGAGCCGCCTACGCACTGAGAGACCTTACGGTACAGCTCGATATCCTGTCGATAACATTGCAAAGCGTCAAAAGATTGAGTTGTTGGAAGAACCGTTTTACGAATGAGCAGGCGAATTTGGTTTTCCAAGCGTTGTTTTTCGTACTGAAACAGTACGATCCCGTTGACGACAACGGAGAGATGAAAAACGAGATTACATACGAGGACAGTAGGGATAAAGTCCTTGTCATGACGTATGTACTAGATAGTTTACTGTCTTTAGTGAAAACATACAACATCAACTGGCATGAGAGTTTCGAAGTGCTGTGTTTGTACAATGTTGTATATCATATCCTAAAAAGGCCAAATTTAACATGTAAG TTCGTAGTGACCGCATTGAACGTGATCGCGATAACGATAAAGAAGTTCCTGCCACCGAACTTGTCCTTGTTGATGGACTCGAAGCCGGGTTCCGCGATGCACGAGCTGGGCAAGCTCATCTACATGAAGTTGCACGACTTCCATTGGGAGGTGAGGGACTCCGCCCTCGAGTTGCTGCTCGTCTGCACAGAAATATCATTTATAA AATTCCCACCGATCCAAAATCAAATTTTGTCGAACAACTTAATGACGGTCACAGTGACGATAGCGCTCAACGACCACGAGTTCTACGTGCGCGCCTCCGCCCTCAAGTGCATTGGTGCTGCTACCAAGGTCGCTCCCATCTGGGACGACCTCAAGACAAACTTCCCCAATATTCAG CACATGATCCTGACGATAATGGTGGACAACCCTGAAGGGATCGTGAGGAAGGAAGCTTGTAACGTTTTCTGTGAAATCTATCACAATTTAAGAGTAACTCCAGCCTTTAAGCAGGTGCTGTACGAATGTATGCTTTACACAGCGCTCAATGATTTTCATTGGGAGGTGCAGCTGAGTGCTCTCAGGTTTTGGAAGATTGTTATACAGCATCAGTTAAATGCTCAAGGCATGTTAGATGGTACATTCCCGCCAGTTACTTTCGCAAAGGATTCACGTAAAATTGTCACCTTGAACGAAAAGGAAATACAAAAGAGGTTACTGAAAACACTTGAAGAACTCGCTTCAATAGGTTGTCTGACTGTGCTTGTGAAACTTTTACAAGACGAATCCGAAGTTGATATTATGGAAGCAGCACTTTCAATATCTATAGAGCTTTACTCTGTTTTAGAGAAATACAAAGTACCCGAAACTCTACAAGCTGATGATTGTGAAATGGTGAACGTTGATGAAACTGATCGTCCGATTAAACTAATCGATTACAGCGCTGTGAATTCAATAGCAAATAATGCATCGAATGTAGACAACGTTATAGAGGGAATTGTGAAAGCAGATGATATTAACTTACTTGCTATGATGTACGAACGTCAAATGAAGTTGCAGAACGAAGAAATGCCAGTCAACGATCAACCTCCTAAACCTAAGCTTCTTAAATTCGCATCACCACATTTATTCGTAACATTCTTGAAGAGCAAAGATTTTAAAGCTGTCATTGAACAAAAGAAGAAATGGCGGGAAGGCATTAAGAGTTTATCTTCTCTATTAGATGATGTTTTAGGTATTTACGAGATCAATGATGACGTCAACACTTTAGattgttattaa